A stretch of Miscanthus floridulus cultivar M001 chromosome 13, ASM1932011v1, whole genome shotgun sequence DNA encodes these proteins:
- the LOC136500124 gene encoding uncharacterized protein: MSWQSKKAYLLIDFSGYLQISVYVLGAVFLRLCQVLLLSEHPFIQKLIDPSLFIHRFTERLLFPRRDKAISDTTLRIVASMKRDWMQSDTGRKPSGLCGVALYIAALSHGYNYTKADIVSVVRVCEATLMKRLIEFENTDSSSLTICFFLQWNFQI; the protein is encoded by the exons ATGTCCTG GCAAAGTAAGAAAGCCTATCTTCTTATCGACTTCTCTGGCTATCTACAAATAAGTGT TTATGTCCTGGGTGCTGTTTTTCTTCGGCTCTGCCAAGTTTTGCTACTTTCAGAGCATCCATTTATTCAGAAGCTTATAGATCCCAGCCTTTTCATCCATCGTTTTACAGAAC GTTTGCTCTTTCCTAGAAGGGATAAGGCTATCTCAGACACAACTCTACGCATTGTAGCTAGCATGAAGCGAGATTGGATGCAGTCAGAT ACTGGGAGGAAGCCTAGTGGACTATGTGGTGTAGCATTATATATTGCTGCACTCTCTCATGGATATAACTACACTAAGGCAGATATT GTTTCTGTTGTGCGTGTGTGTGAAGCCACTCTAATGAAGCGATTGATAGAGTTTGAAAATACGGATTCTAGCAGCTTAACGATATGCTTCTTTCTTCAATGGAATTTCCAAATTTGA